The nucleotide window TTTGTAATCTAGGAAcattaaaaaaagtaaaataaaagatgaaGAAACAAATTCGATATCAGTAGAACTCTTTAGAGCTCTACCGAATAGGACTTCGAATGGATAGTTTTTGATAAACTCTTAAAAATTAGATCGAAATCAgattttgaagagaaaaaaatttgAGGTTGATAGCTTTTGATAAGCTCTCGAGATTCAACTAATTTTTGCCAAAATCAAAGCATTCATGTGGTTAGAACCAACCTGAATTTCTTAATATTGGCATGTTCATTCTTTTTATGATACatggtattttatttatattttcaataggaaatatattaaacttatattttttattatgcatatttaaacttaattaatttatcaattatCCAAGTCTGATTTAAAAACATTGGAAAACGTAGATACTTACCCAATTTACTAAAATCATGCTGACATTTAGGGTGGGCaaaaatatctgtaaattttgatttgatccgTATTCGTATcgatttgatcaaaaaaattcGAATATCCTCAATTTTACGAATCTAAGCAAATACTGAAATTTAATATCCGTCAAATaagaagcaaatcacaaatactcatttaaaaaaacaaatatatgatctGTAATGTACATAtgcatatacatgtatatataaagttatatataattaatatctctatatattttttagttattttatccaCTAATTAATTATCTGgccattaaataatttttagaaaattatatagttttaaataatttgtaatgaatattattatttttatactaaagttttctttttttaatatattgtgaaaaaatgattttttataattttttaccGGATTGATGGACGAATCAAATATccgataaaatatattaattttctaaagtGCTGAACCATCACGGATCAAAAGATTGATTATTTGTACGAGCACGGATATTCTAAAATTACGGAAATATAGTCCGTGCCCCACCCTACTGACATTTAACTAATTGACTAAAAACATTTCAATCACCCAAACAGTTTATATTGCAACTAGTATggtttttttttgggcaactcGTATggttaacaatatttattacttGTTGTAGGAACGGCGGACCCACTTACATCTGTTGGccagttaaaatattaaatattcataGTTTGATACATATTTTAGGAATATACCTGTATTACTTCCTCCACATATtaagtataaattttaattttcgttTATATTATAAgtattgtttttatattttaacggcaagtattaaatattttttaccaaCTTTTATTTTTACCGTTAGCTAATTAGttattaaaatcaaacaaaataaaatattagaaaaggataaaaaaaaaatttaagtatttttttaatttatgtacaAAAACCTTAAacgacacttattatgaaaaaaataaaaaagaaaattatttttttactctcATTAATTTATCATTCTTtctttatcaacaaaaaaaatcttctatttattcttaaataacaaaatacatttaatttCCATTTTATCTATAAgatatcaaattattaaattcacAGTCAAAATACATTTTTCTTCCATTATAATTTTATTCCGAAATTAGGTAATAGTATACCTTTattcattttctaaaaattgtGGGTTATATGTTCTCTACATTTAAGTTTTCATATGGTTTTTAAAAAAGCTtgattatatagtttaatatgttctcttaaatgtaatttatttgttcattaaataaattatttaaaaataaaatatccatTTTTTTGAAGTAATCATATTTCCTACTACAAACCGAACGGAgcttaatatatattatttcttccGTTTCGATTTAGTTGTCATTGTagaaaaacttttgtttttaaaaaagtatcGTTTTATTTCAATGCAAAACCATTTTAGTTTATatgttattctatttttattatttaaaatatgattatgtGTATAATAATactgatttatataaaatatataaagttaaatatttttttaatatgtgggCAAAAGCCTAAAATAATAGCTAAAATTAAACAAAGagagtatatttattttgactCCAAAAAACTTTGCAAGTGTCCTTACGTACAAGCATCCCTAGTTAAGACTCAAATGGGCTTATAAGCTAACCAATCACCTAAATAACTAGACACTAAAACATacgataaaaacaaaaacgtaATTACTAACCTATGGATATGTCAACTGAGACGGCGGAGAGAACTCTCCGGCAACCGTTGGTGGATCCGACGGACTCTGTGCGAAAACCATTGAGGGACGCCGGATCACTCGAGAGCATCTTGACGGAGAGCAGCCTTCCGTCATGGAGGCGCTTCTACTTAGGGGCATGTATAGAAATGAAACTTCTCTTCCGGTTGGCACTTCCGGCGATATTTGTCTATTTGCTCAACAGCGGAATGAGTATCTCGACCCGTATCTTTGCCGGACATATCGGCAGTCAAGAACTCGCCGCCGCGTCCATCGGCAACAGCTGCTTTAACCTTGTCTACGGCCTCATGGTACGTTTTACGTCATCGTGCACAGCAGCTAGCAGCTAGCACTAGCACATATATTTGGAGGCACGTTgatattagttatattataaaaaaaaaaaaattcttctccaATTTGATATGTATTATATAGGCGCTAAGTAATCTATTGCATTTCTAGTTTTTATTCTTAAATAGATtgttattttttcctttaaacctagagttaaaaataacattttcatatttaaaaaaagaattaaatgaATACTATTTTAAAGACATACATTGAGATGAAAAGTCTTTAGAGACAAACTTACATTGAAACTATTCAAATTATCACAGCTCATTACAATAAATTTCTGATACATATTTTCCTTGAAAATTTGTAAACTAGAAGTAGAAAAGACAGAGTTCAAAAAGTTCAAACCTTCCAAATGTGTATTGAGTGTATGGCACGAACCAACTAACTTATTGAGTTTTTGTTGTAAATAACTTACAGTAAgagcttacaaaaaaaaacttacagtACGCACATATATTATCCAAACCGCGAGCATGTGTATGTTTGCATCCAGGACCGAATCTGGTCATGCGTAACTACTCCCCAAAACATATATTTCCGGGAAATCTATTGTAACCAAATTTCCGAGTACAAAAGAGAAAAACCATTCACTtttttttaaccattcattTTCTTATTAACATGTCTAattattcttttctttctttttgttgattTGAATTTGTGATGATTAGATGATTAGAAAAAAACTGTGAGTTTGTAAGTGTCATTTGGGTTAGTACTTCGTAAATCTTTTGATAAAGTTTTctgtaaaatcttttttttttaattccttttGTAAGAATTCTTGTATGCTTCGAAATagaaatcaaataatataagtaGATGGATTATAAACACTTTTTTGATATATGGGAAGTGTTTGggatacaacaaaaaaaataagcatACAATTAAACTTTGTTTTTGGCTTTTTAATGTTTGTTGTACAGTTAGGTATGGGAAGTGCAGTCGAGACACTATGTGGACAAGCATATGGTGCCCACCGATACGAGATGCTTGGGATCTATCTCCAACGAGCAACAATCGTCCTCGCTCTGGTTGGGTTGCCCATGACAGTGCTATACACCTTTTCGTACCCGATTCTAATCCTACTAGGTGAGCCCAAAACAGTCTCGTACATGGCATCTCTATACATTGTCGGACTCATCCCTCAAATTTTGCTTTCGCCGTCAACTTCACGGCCCAAAAGTTCCTCCAAGCTCAAAGCGTGGTGACCCCCAGCGCGTACATCTCAGGTGCCGCCCTTCTGCTCCAGATATTGCTGACCTGGACCACCGTTTACGTAATGGACCTAGGTCTTATGGGCATTGCCTATGTTCTTACTATCTCTTGGTGGTTCATAGTTATGTCCCAAACTTTGTATATTATAACAAGTCCAACGCTCAGACACACGTGGACTGGTCTTAGTTGGAGATCATTCCATGGTCTTTGGAGCTTTTTTAAACTCTCTGCTGGTTCGGCGGTTATGATCTGTTTGGAAATGTGGTATTCACAGATTCTGGTTCTTCTTGCTGGTTTGCTCAATGATCATGCTCTCTCTCTAGATTCTCTTTCCATCTGGTAAATTCATTAATCATTTATTATCTTGATTTATATGAATCTTGAAAAAGAttacaatgttttttttattgttttgttcaCAATTTATCTTTTGTTACAGTATGTCAATATCAGGATTCTCTTTCATGGTCTCTGTTGGTTTTAATGCGGCTGTAAGGTTAGTATTTCTTCTTAATTACTTTCAAATCATTAATCAACATTTTCTTTAACCAACACTATTGAAATAAACTATACTCCAAGAAAAtcaatgttttagaaaaaaacatatcaaaacatatatttttaggtaaTAATGATAAACTATGAATTTATGgtaaatttattatgtttattgaATTTATGTTGGATTAAATAATGAGAAATAGTTATTcacagaaaaatatttataagaaaagtttaatatttgttaatatatgtgaaaatactaaaatatacatttttgaaaCAGAAAAGTATTGATCCTTTTTTTATAAGTAAGTATTGATTATTAGGGAAGATTATTCGAATATGAATTTTTGTGGAATTTGATGATTCTAATAGTTGAGAGAATTTTACAAGTTAACTAGACTTAACAactttatcaaatatttttacatagaTATGCATTATTTGTATATAGATTCTAccaatcagtgtttttaaaatcgGACCGAAAGTTGAACCGGAAATATTTTAGGTCACGGTTTAATATAGTTTGATCGGGTCAAACctagtttaataatatagattaatatatttttagtatataaatttaaaagtcATGCTAGTAAATTtgatacataattaaaatataaataaattttaaacataaaacactataaatataaactaattttatgtttatatgaatggtttgttgatttttttttaattttaattatttttatcagtttaataaatttgaaatcaaATCCGGCTAAGTGACTGGTTCATGGTCGAACCAGCTAATAAACCTAACTCGGTTCATGATCGAACCCGTCCAACTTTCGGGTCGGTCTGGTTTTAAAAACATCGATtgattgttattgatttttaaagtAAGAAATTGATAATGGtaggagaaagagaaagaaaatcaTTTCAATTATTTTGTTCTCAGCAAATTTCGTAAGAGCCTAGATTCCTGAGTTTTCAAGACTTTTATGTACTTTCTTATTTTCCGAGTACTAATAAAGAATATGTTAATGGTGacacgtttttttttgttacacatctcatatattttttttagcttttgtttatttattaaaaaatactatatattatgcTATTAGTGCATGGTTGATTAGTAGTTTATGCTCTATCagttttatatagttttgtaattctttttgttttagagTAGTACATgtaaaattatagaaaagaaCTGAAGTTGTGTTTATGGATTATGTTAAAGTTGTGGTTTGTATTATTTCATTATTCAATTTTGCATGTTTTGTATGTTAGTGTATTTTATTAcataggatttttttttttaaagtatcaTATGGTATAGATAATGTTCTCAGAATTAAATCTTCTAAgtaaaaccaaagaaaaattGCATttaataacaatagattttaaCACGAACTTAAGATCaatgaaaagtaaaattttcgATAACAAAAATTTTtgaatgaaatttaaaaaacatcACTCCAACAACAATGGATTtcatttagattttaaaaattcaaaaattaatgaCAATAGAATCtcaaaatttgataatttctctAGAATTCTTCTATCAATAACCcctttattttaaataaaatattattacagTGTCAGGACAAGTAATGAACTTGGAGCAGAACATCCAAAATCGGCGATGTTCTCTTCATGGATGGCGACTTTTGTCTCCTTCGTGATTTTACTCGCAGAAGCGCTCGCCCTGATGGCGTCGCGTGACTACGTCGGCTACATTTTCACGTCGGACACTGAGGTGGCTAAGGCCGTCTCTGAGCTATGTCCTTTTCTGGCGGTTACTATCCTTCTCAACGGAATCCAGCCTGTCTTGTCCGGTATATACATGCAAATCAATTTTAGCTAAATCTTGAGATACTCGGTGTACAGGTTTAACGGACCGGGCCAAATAAAAGTCTAATTTGTATGTGCTTGTAGGAGTGGCAGTGGGATGTGGATGGCAGACATTCGTGGCATATGTGAATGTTGGTTGTTACTATGTTGTTGGTATTCCTATTGGTTGTGTTCTCGGGTTTACTTTTAATTTACAAGCCAAGGTTcgttttcaaattttctttataatatatGCGTTGTATCTATATAGTAAATTAATTTATGTGAATTTTGGTGATAGGGAATATGGACCGGGATGATTGGAGGTACCCTCATGCAAACCCTCATCTTACTTTACGTTACCTATCAAACAGATTGGGATAATGAGGTTAGTGTTACGTGATATCAAGTCTCATCATATtgattttaaatcatattttagtaaaattttgcTTTGGGAGTgttgaaattatattattatcatgCAATGATTTAGGTGAAAAAGGCAAGAAAACGTCTGGATATGTGGGATGACAAGAAGGCGCCACTCctaaactaaattataaaaatgtttggGAGGTACATGGATCATGAATGATATGGTTCGTTAATTTCAACTGaaataatgtatgtttaacCACATTATGGAATAACTAATGTATGTTATTCACTCTGTTTAAACTATAAAAGTTACTTGAATCATTAATTATTTCTAGTCACTCTATACGTTAGGCATTATCTTATAGATTTTTGAACTCATTAATTTGCCTTGGCATTATATACGCAATTTATGATAACCAAATTGAATTAGAAGGAGATAATTGTTCTgaaagtaattataaatataacaaaagaatCATTACGTAAAAAAGCCCATTATGTTGCGTACAAATCGGAATGTGAAGGTATGAAAACAAAGGCCACAGAAACTGCAAGAGAGCAAAACTTGAGATTGTATTCGAAGAAAACATtccaaaatcatatatataatgagggACTTTCCTCTCTTCTCAATGTGTCCACCTCGgcatatttttaatgatttgtggGCCCCATATTGTTCTCGGTTTGGTTAGGACATTTGTTCTCCCGTTTGATTTCGGTTTTCCTCTTTGGTTCAGTCATTTGGTACGTTTGGTTATGCATATGAGTTTGGTTAATGAACTGAACTCTGCGTTTTGTGATTGATACAGTATTAGGGTTTCAATGTTATCGTCTTTTGTCTCTTCAACTTCACATTCTCCTCAGATCTTAGACTGCAAAGACAATGAATTCTTCTATCATCTCTTAGCCTCTCCTAGGTTCAACGTATTTCTCTTAATCTCGCCAATAAATGTTATTATCATTAAGCTGGTGACCTCTCCGTTGCCTTCACGTCGAATCACTAAAATGGAGAGGGTTGAGAGTTGGGATAAACACCCACAACCACTCTCTGTTAATCTTCTTCATCAAGCGTTGCAAGATTCTTCGATAATGTCTTCTTCCGGTGCTGTGACTGTGACTCTTTTGCTCACCATGGAAGTCCAAACATGCTGTGTTATTACGAATACTTCATAACTCCCACTCGAGCCGTTTCGACCGGTGGTTACATTTACTTTATACATAACGACTTTCCAGCGATGAATTCCACCTATAACTCCTTCATCATCTATTGTTTTCTCCATTTCCTCTGTTCTTTCACTTTCGAAATAACTGAACTTATGGCAAAGATCTTATTGATATTCTCTCCTCTGTCAGGTAAATTGTTGGTAGTGacatttcatttaaaattattgagaTTTGATGTCTTTTATCCTCTTTAAAATGAAACGCTTCTGATTTATTGGCATTAAAACTGTGATTTTGTAGGATCCATGATCCACCAAAGAGATATGCAAGGCTCTGCGAACGAACATGGTCttgaaggaaaaaaagaaaagcaaagatAAACTGAAAGTTATCGTATAGGTCTCTCCCACCACTTCTCCAAACTATCTGATTGCTGTGAAGAATGCTTAATGTTCTCTCTTTGACTCATCGCTTGAAGAATACATTGCTTCTTCTGTGCCTTCTCCCTTCGCAAAGGTTTTTCTTCTCTTAGATCATAATCATGTCAAATACATATAACTATATTAGGGTCTCGCAATATCTATTAACTCAGAGAAACTTACAAGCTTAATAAGGTCTTAAGCTCCGCTTTCATTGACATTTATTTTCTTCCCTCGGCATCGGGTTTGATGTTATATTTGGACATGCCGTTGATAAATATCCTGGAGACACTGATCTGAGACGccactttgttttcttcttcgtACAGGTTGTAAGATATATGGTTGCATTGATTTCTGAGAAGAGACTTTGCAAAGGTACTAAAAATATTGAGCAGATTCAAATATCAAAAGGATCAAGAAAGacaataaattataatcaagTCGTCGAGGCAAAGATCTTAGACGCATCTTTAAGGTAAGGGAGATAGAAAAAAGGACCACCGCCGATCCAAAAATCTTCATTGTAATAAGACTTTATACCTTCCGTGGAAGGCAAGCAAAGAGACATCTTTGTAGGAAGCTTGTACATGGAGACAAGCTGGGAGGGAACAGATAAGTAAGTGGTTGTTAGCGAGACCAATGGATCCACCGAAATCCTTGGGGGTAGGTTTCAACGCAGTAGCATCGTCAGTGCACGTCAAAGTAACGTAGAGATCTTTTCGCCGTCCATGGAGTATATTCCATTAGGTGTGTATAGTAAGCCAATGATGTCTTGAAGGAGCCTGGTATTGACTGGTCGATCTTGTCTGATGGAGTGGTAAGAAGTGGATTTGGCGGCGGTGGAGCAGTTTAGTAATAGAGGCGTGGCTCTGTTGAGGTCAATAAGGAAGCTTTGGCTGCGGAGGTTCGGGCCGATGGTCAAAGGCATGCAAGGAGTAGAGATTTGTGGTCTTGTCTTTGTAAATAAGGGTGCAGAAAATTGAACCTTTGGTTTGTAGTAAGACTGAGATGTACTTGCTTCATGGATAATTAATGATGAGTGAAAGCACTGAGAAGATCACACGATGAACAAATTCTTAATGGACATTACTTCGTGGataatgattatatttataaaatgacatAGACATTAccttcttcatttctttttccaatttagatttaatatatccGGTAGCTTTTGACATTTGAATATGAATATATCTGTGGAGAAACATCTTTACCAAGAAACAATTTCAAAATGTAAAAGATAACGTATTGATAACACTGTTGCTGATGTTTCTGATATGTTTCTGGTGACTACGAGAACTTTCTCACAACTTTTCTTGGTTCCACaatctgatttttgttttataatcttGGCTTTCGCTTCTGATTTGTTTCTTGTATCAAAACTTCACTTTAATATATCAATTAAAACCTCTtcaactaaaccaaaaaaatcaccCAAATCCACCACTTTTTACACTTTTTTAAAGTATTAGAAAACTTTTATTGTCAACATGTTATATACATGTTACTAGATGTTTtgcccgcatatgcgggcataaattttttataaatacttattagtttatgtcttactaatctaaaaccagcataataaattattatttatgtttttaaccaattaaatcaaacatcaaaatatttatatatgtcaaatatcttttatcaaaatatatatgtcaaatattagtgtgttaagtttttttaaaacactcatatcttagagatagtttagaaaatatatttatattttttggttaactaatatttaattataaattgttttgtatcttaattttttttaactttataataaaaatattgttttcagataggcacacaatatatatataagagttatctttttttttttttttttttaaatctataatattattttgtaatcaattatttaatatagcatattacatataaactttatatcattaaaataaaattcgtttttatttatatataaattcagtaAGGGTATTatttaagttaataaaatagtgaatagttagaaactaataataaaccaataaactatctaaaagtctaaaacctaataaaaatatgacaaataagaaaagctaatataacatataaatttatgactaatagaaataaaattcgtttttatttatacaagATTCATCAAAgctattttgaaattaataaattagtgactcagctaaaaacaaataataaatcaatgataatttagtttaaatttaataaaacatgacaaataaacaaaattagctaaaattatggagaacatgacaagtaagtaaaatcacttcataaataatagtataaatactATACGTATACACTAATAATTCATACAACAAACAACCAAATACTGAAAACTAAAACCACCTCCTTtgtgttaaaacaaaaaaaaaacacaactgaTCTCTCTCCACTTATTGATCCATCGCAGCAGCACCAAATACAAAACCCCTCTGAAATGGGtatcactattttttttttttccaaaatggACATCACTATCCACACGGCATACATGTTTCGTACTAAGTGtaatttcacatttttttacTGCAAGCCAACATTGCATGCAAATCTTTAACTTTACATACAAGGAAGGATTCTCTCGACCTAGCTCAGCCTCTGATTGATTGGTAGGAATCACATGTATCATTGTCAAtaaccccgcgcttgcgcggggcaCCGCCCCTAGTACACTCAAAAGCTTACATTTGTGATTCTATTCTGAGAAAacattgaattttcaaaattgtgTGAAAGgtaatataaaaacattaaacaaaactttctggtctttttttgtttaatcatgCAAAGGGTTGATACGTTTTTTAGTTTCTTGGTTTAGTGATTGGAatcttcattcttttttttattgtcaCCCTGAAATGATGGATCTCTTGATCTTCAGGTTTCTTCGGTGCTCTGATTTGGTCTTAAATCAGTTCCACGATTCCGAAGAATATTTATGCAACAATTAGCCCTTTCTTATATACCAATTAAATTGAATTAGAGTGAAACCCTAAAATGTTCTGTAGATTTGCAATGTAAAATAATACACACTCGTCTATGTGCATTAGAACTTTCCATTTGCTTTATATAATTGTTACTTATAGTTTATCTTCTCGCACGAGGGAAAGTAATGCCGGTGACTCCAGCAAACGATGTGGCTCCTAATGTTAAAATGTTCACGAGAGAAGAGATCAAGAACCAGACTGATGATCAGTCTCTACCTCCTAATGATGAACCAATGAAAGATGCTGTCACTGATTTGGACGTTTCTAAACCTGCTCGAGCTTTGTCTTCAACGTCAAAGGACAGCAATGGCGAAGCTGCGACTCGTCTGGTGGAGTTTTTTTCCAGCTCCAGAGACGAAGACGATGGTGAATACTGATCAAGATAATCTTGTCTTGGCACAGAAAGAGCAGCAGAAATCTCCTGGTGAGGGTCGTGGGTTTGATCTTATGTCGGTGGAACCGGTTTGTACAGGAGAGAAAGTGCCGCATGGGCTTCAGCTAGAGCTTGGGAACAAGAGTATATTGAGTGGAGACAACAATAACAACAATGGCATCGCAATGGAGACAGATCCTAAAAGCTCTGTGTCGAAGAGTGGATTTATAGCGAAATTGTTTGAAggagaagacaagaaggtggACTGTACCATGGAAGAAAAAGCAACTCCATCAGctcagtagttttttttttttgaagaaatccATCAGTTTAGTAGTTAAGATTTAATACtctccaatatattttttttgttttctcttgttTCAGTTCTTTTTGCAGTAGAGTTTTAGCGTTTGTTGCAAACCTATATCTTCTTCTGGTTATTCAGACATATGTTTTTTTAGGTGTCACAAACTAATTAACTCTAACGAAAAACAAATAGACATAACATATCCAACCGTTGCTGTTAATCAGTTACCACTAGCGGACTGACGAGAACAGAGCCCTTTATCTCACTCTCTTCTTAAGCATGAGTGGAGGATACTGGACCCTAAAAAGGCCTTACAAACTAGGCCCAAGTTAAACTGAATATTCTTCTTCGAGAAAGCAAATGCGAAGGAGAATCCATAAACAAAGGCGAGAGTATGGCGTTGAACGTGGTATCATCATCTGTGCTGCGTCTATCTTCAGCCACGTCTTTGACCTCCTCCACGATCAAAAAAGCCTTGGTTACACCTCGATTTGCTTCCTCTCCCCCGAATCTCAACCTCCTTCGTCGAGGTTTTCGCGGTGGTCGTCGCATCACATCAATGGGTTCTTCAGCTCCCGGATCGGTTAACAAGGCAGAGGAAGAGTGGCGTGCGATTCTATCTCCTGAGCAATTCAGGATCCTCAGGCAGAAAGGCACTGAGTATGT belongs to Raphanus sativus cultivar WK10039 unplaced genomic scaffold, ASM80110v3 Scaffold0119, whole genome shotgun sequence and includes:
- the LOC108833461 gene encoding uncharacterized protein LOC108833461 — its product is MPVTPANDVAPNVKMFTREEIKNQTDDQSLPPNDEPMKDAVTDLDVSKPARALSSTSKDSNGEAATRLKEQQKSPGEGRGFDLMSVEPVCTGEKVPHGLQLELGNKSILSGDNNNNNGIAMETDPKSSVSKSGFIAKLFEGEDKKVDCTMEEKATPSAQ